A DNA window from Enterobacter cloacae subsp. cloacae ATCC 13047 contains the following coding sequences:
- the yhgN gene encoding NAAT family transporter YhgN — MSEIISAAVLLILIMDPLGNLPIFMSVLKHTEPKRRRAIMIRELLIALLVMFIFLFAGEKILAFLNLRAETVSISGGIILFLIAIKMIFPSAEGSSSGLPAGEEPFIVPLAIPLVAGPTILATLMLLSHQYPNQMSHLVIALLIAWGGTFIILLQSSLFLRLLGEKGVNALERLMGLILVMMATQMFLDGIRAWMKG; from the coding sequence ATGAGTGAAATCATTTCTGCGGCGGTTTTATTGATCCTGATAATGGATCCACTGGGAAACCTGCCGATTTTCATGTCGGTGCTGAAGCACACCGAACCCAAGCGCCGCCGGGCGATCATGATCCGCGAGCTGCTCATCGCCCTGCTGGTGATGTTTATCTTCCTGTTTGCTGGCGAAAAAATTCTCGCTTTCCTGAATCTGCGTGCCGAAACGGTCTCCATTTCCGGCGGAATAATTCTGTTCCTGATTGCCATCAAGATGATTTTCCCGAGCGCGGAAGGCAGTAGCAGCGGACTGCCTGCGGGTGAAGAGCCGTTTATCGTACCGCTGGCGATCCCGCTGGTCGCCGGGCCGACCATTCTGGCCACATTGATGCTGCTGTCGCATCAGTATCCCAACCAGATGAGCCATCTGGTGATTGCTTTGCTGATTGCCTGGGGCGGAACGTTCATCATTCTGCTGCAGTCGTCGCTATTCCTGCGCCTGCTGGGCGAAAAAGGGGTCAATGCGCTGGAACGTTTGATGGGGCTGATTCTGGTGATGATGGCGACGCAGATGTTCCTGGACGGGATACGGGCGTGGATGAAGGGCTAG
- the gntU gene encoding gluconate transporter yields the protein MSTLTLVLTAVGSVLLLLFLVMKARMHAFVALMVVSIGAGLFSGMPLDKIAATMEKGMGGTLGFLAIVVALGAMFGKILHETGAVDQIAVKMLKSFGHSRAHYAIGLAGLICALPLFFEVAVVLLISVAFSMARHTGTNLVKLVIPLFAGVAAAAAFLLPGPAPMLLASQMHADFGWMILIGLCAAIPGMIIAGPLWGNFISRYVELHIPDDITEPHLGEGKMPSFGFSLSLILLPLVLVGLKTIAARFVPVGSTAYEWFEFIGHPFTAILVACLVAIYGLAMRQGMPKDRVMEICGAALQPAGIILLVIGAGGVFKQVLVDSGVGPALGEALTGMGLPIAVTCFVLAAAVRIIQGSATVACLTAVGLVMPVIEQLNYSGAQMAALSICIAGGSIVVSHVNDAGFWLFGKFTGATEAQTLKTWTLMETILGTTGAIVGMIAFTLLS from the coding sequence TTGAGTACATTAACGCTAGTTTTGACAGCAGTGGGTTCGGTATTGCTGCTGCTGTTTTTAGTGATGAAAGCGCGTATGCATGCTTTTGTTGCTTTGATGGTGGTTTCTATTGGTGCAGGTCTCTTTTCCGGTATGCCGCTCGACAAGATCGCTGCGACGATGGAAAAAGGGATGGGGGGCACACTGGGCTTCCTGGCAATTGTGGTCGCGCTGGGCGCGATGTTTGGCAAGATCCTGCATGAGACGGGCGCGGTCGACCAGATTGCCGTCAAGATGCTGAAATCGTTTGGTCACAGTCGTGCACACTATGCAATTGGCCTGGCCGGTCTGATCTGCGCGCTGCCGTTGTTCTTTGAAGTGGCCGTGGTGCTGCTAATTAGCGTGGCGTTCTCCATGGCGCGCCATACCGGTACTAACCTTGTGAAGCTGGTTATTCCGCTGTTTGCGGGCGTGGCGGCAGCCGCGGCGTTTCTGCTGCCGGGACCGGCACCGATGCTGCTGGCTTCCCAGATGCACGCCGATTTTGGCTGGATGATCCTGATTGGCCTGTGCGCGGCAATCCCGGGAATGATTATCGCCGGTCCGCTGTGGGGCAATTTCATCAGCCGCTACGTTGAACTGCATATTCCTGATGATATTACCGAGCCGCACCTGGGCGAAGGTAAAATGCCGTCCTTCGGCTTCAGCCTGTCTCTGATCCTGCTGCCGCTGGTGCTGGTGGGTCTGAAAACCATTGCCGCGCGCTTTGTACCGGTGGGCTCTACCGCGTACGAATGGTTCGAATTTATCGGTCACCCGTTCACGGCAATTCTGGTGGCGTGTCTGGTGGCGATTTATGGCCTGGCGATGCGTCAGGGGATGCCGAAAGACCGCGTGATGGAAATCTGCGGTGCTGCGCTGCAGCCAGCGGGCATTATCCTGCTGGTGATCGGTGCGGGTGGCGTGTTCAAGCAGGTGCTGGTGGATTCAGGCGTCGGTCCGGCGCTGGGTGAAGCGCTGACCGGAATGGGACTGCCCATCGCGGTCACCTGCTTTGTGCTGGCGGCGGCGGTGCGTATCATTCAGGGCTCCGCGACCGTTGCCTGTTTAACGGCTGTTGGCCTGGTGATGCCGGTGATTGAACAGCTGAACTACTCCGGTGCGCAGATGGCGGCGCTGTCTATCTGTATCGCGGGTGGTTCGATTGTGGTGTCGCACGTGAACGATGCGGGCTTCTGGCTGTTCGGTAAATTTACCGGTGCGACCGAAGCGCAAACCCTGAAAACCTGGACGCTGATGGAAACTATCCTCGGCACCACGGGTGCGATTGTCGGGATGATTGCGTTTACGCTGCTGAGCTAA
- the gntK gene encoding gluconokinase, with translation MSTTNHDHHVYVLMGVSGSGKSAVASEVAHQLNAAFLDGDFLHPRSNIMKMASGEPLNDDDRKPWLQALNDAAFAMQRTNKVSLIVCSALKKTYRDLLRDGNPNLSFIYLKGDFDVIESRLKARKGHFFKTQMLVTQFEALQEPGEDEKDVLVVDIDQSLEGVVASTIEVINKRQ, from the coding sequence TTGAGCACGACTAATCATGATCACCACGTTTACGTCCTGATGGGCGTTTCCGGTAGCGGTAAATCTGCCGTGGCAAGCGAAGTGGCGCATCAACTTAATGCGGCGTTTCTTGATGGCGACTTCCTCCATCCGCGCAGCAACATCATGAAGATGGCCTCCGGCGAGCCGCTGAACGACGACGACCGTAAACCGTGGTTACAGGCGCTGAACGATGCCGCGTTTGCCATGCAGCGCACCAATAAAGTTTCCCTGATCGTCTGCTCTGCGCTGAAAAAAACCTACCGCGATCTGCTGCGTGACGGCAACCCGAACCTCTCTTTCATCTACCTGAAAGGCGATTTCGACGTCATCGAAAGCCGTCTCAAGGCGCGCAAAGGCCACTTCTTCAAAACCCAGATGCTGGTCACACAGTTCGAAGCGCTGCAGGAGCCAGGTGAAGATGAAAAAGACGTCTTAGTGGTTGATATCGATCAGTCACTGGAGGGTGTTGTTGCCAGCACCATCGAGGTCATTAATAAAAGGCAGTAA
- the gntR gene encoding gluconate operon transcriptional repressor GntR, whose translation MKKKRPVLQDVADRVGVTKMTVSRFLRNPEQVSVALRGKIAAALDELGYIPNRAPDILSNATSRAVGVLLPSLTNQVFAEVLRGIESVTDAFGYQTMLAHYGYKPELEEERLESMLSWNIDGLILTERTHTPRTLKMIEVAGIPVVELMDSQSPCLDIAVGFDNFEAARQMTAAIIARGHRHIAYLGARLDERTIIKQKGYEQAMLDANLTPYSVMVEQSSSYTSGIELMRQARREYPQLDGIFCTNDDLAVGAAFECQRLGLKIPDDMAIAGFHGHDIGQVMEPRLASVLTPRERMGRIGAERLLARIRGEAVTPKMLDLGFTLSPGGSI comes from the coding sequence ATGAAAAAGAAACGCCCCGTACTTCAGGATGTCGCCGATCGTGTTGGTGTGACCAAAATGACGGTCAGCCGTTTTTTACGTAACCCGGAACAGGTTTCCGTAGCGTTGCGTGGCAAGATTGCCGCTGCTCTCGATGAACTGGGTTATATCCCCAACCGCGCACCCGATATTCTCTCCAATGCGACCAGTCGTGCGGTGGGCGTCCTCCTGCCTTCTTTAACTAACCAGGTCTTTGCCGAAGTGTTGCGCGGTATTGAAAGCGTCACGGATGCGTTTGGTTACCAGACCATGCTGGCTCACTACGGCTACAAACCGGAACTGGAAGAAGAACGTCTTGAATCGATGCTTTCCTGGAACATCGATGGCCTGATTTTAACTGAACGTACTCACACCCCCCGTACGCTGAAGATGATCGAAGTGGCCGGGATACCGGTGGTGGAACTGATGGACAGCCAGTCGCCGTGCCTTGATATTGCCGTGGGTTTTGACAACTTCGAAGCGGCGCGGCAGATGACGGCGGCGATCATCGCGCGCGGTCATCGTCATATCGCCTACCTGGGTGCGCGTCTTGATGAACGTACTATCATCAAACAGAAGGGATACGAGCAGGCGATGCTTGACGCAAATTTAACCCCGTACAGCGTGATGGTGGAGCAGTCCTCTTCCTATACGTCGGGTATTGAGCTGATGCGGCAGGCACGGCGCGAGTATCCACAACTGGACGGTATTTTCTGTACCAACGATGACCTTGCGGTCGGTGCAGCGTTCGAATGTCAGCGTCTGGGGCTGAAGATCCCCGATGATATGGCGATAGCCGGTTTCCACGGTCATGACATCGGCCAGGTGATGGAGCCGCGTCTGGCGAGCGTCCTGACACCGCGTGAACGCATGGGCCGCATTGGCGCAGAACGCCTGCTGGCGCGCATTCGCGGTGAAGCGGTTACGCCAAAAATGTTAGATTTAGGTTTCACCTTGTCACCGGGTGGATCTATTTAA
- a CDS encoding pirin family protein yields the protein MIYLRKANERGHANHGWLDSWHSFSFADYYDPNFMGFSALRVINDDVIDAGQGFGTHPHKDMEILTYVLEGAVEHQDSMGNKEQVPAGEFQIMSAGTGVRHSEYNPSKTEKLHLYQIWIIPEETGITPRYEQRRFDAKQGKQLVLSPDAREGSLKVHQDMELYRWALAKDEQSVHQIAANRRVWIQVVKGEVSINGTKATTADGLAIWDEQALSVHADSESEILLFDLPPV from the coding sequence ATGATCTACTTACGCAAAGCAAACGAACGTGGTCACGCGAATCATGGCTGGCTGGACTCATGGCATTCATTCTCGTTTGCCGATTACTACGACCCGAACTTCATGGGCTTCTCTGCACTGCGCGTGATTAACGATGACGTGATTGATGCAGGCCAGGGCTTCGGTACCCACCCGCATAAAGACATGGAAATCCTGACCTATGTGCTGGAAGGGGCGGTTGAGCACCAGGACAGCATGGGTAACAAAGAGCAGGTTCCGGCGGGCGAGTTCCAGATCATGAGCGCGGGTACCGGTGTTCGTCACTCGGAGTACAACCCGAGCAAAACGGAAAAACTGCACCTGTATCAAATCTGGATCATTCCAGAAGAAACCGGCATCACGCCGCGCTACGAGCAGCGCCGCTTCGACGCCAAACAGGGCAAACAGCTGGTGCTCTCCCCGGATGCGCGTGAAGGTTCGCTGAAAGTGCATCAGGATATGGAACTGTACCGCTGGGCGCTGGCAAAAGACGAACAGTCTGTACACCAGATCGCCGCGAACCGCCGCGTCTGGATCCAGGTGGTGAAAGGTGAAGTGTCCATCAACGGCACCAAAGCGACAACGGCGGATGGTCTGGCCATCTGGGATGAGCAAGCGCTCTCCGTGCATGCCGACAGCGAAAGTGAAATTCTGCTGTTTGATCTGCCACCGGTGTAA
- a CDS encoding oxidoreductase, with amino-acid sequence MTLHCAFIGFGKSTTRYHLPYVLNRKDSWHVAHIYRRSAKPEEQSPQYSHIHFTSDLNEVLGDPQVTLVIVCTHADSHFDYAKRALEAGKNVLVEKPFTPTIAEAKTLFALAKSKGLTVTPYQNRRFDSCFLTAKKAIESGKLGDIVEMESHFDYYRPVAETKPGLPQDGSFYGLGVHTMDQIISLFGRPDHVAYDIRSLRNKANPDDTFEAQLFYGDLKAIVKTSHLVKIDYPKFIVHGTKGSFIKYGIDQQETSLKANIMPGEAGFAADDSVGVLEYVNAEGVTVREELTPETGDYGRVYDALHATLTRGVANYVKESDVLTNLEILERAFEQASPATVTLAK; translated from the coding sequence ATGACCTTACATTGCGCATTTATTGGATTTGGTAAAAGTACGACCCGCTATCACCTTCCGTATGTTCTCAACCGTAAAGACAGCTGGCATGTGGCGCATATCTACCGCCGCAGCGCGAAGCCGGAAGAGCAGTCTCCGCAGTATTCCCATATTCATTTCACCAGCGATCTCAATGAAGTACTGGGCGACCCGCAGGTTACACTGGTCATCGTCTGTACCCATGCCGACAGCCATTTCGACTATGCGAAACGCGCGCTCGAGGCGGGTAAAAACGTGCTGGTAGAAAAACCCTTCACCCCGACCATCGCTGAAGCGAAAACCCTCTTCGCACTGGCGAAAAGCAAAGGGCTGACCGTCACGCCGTATCAGAACCGTCGCTTCGACAGCTGCTTCCTGACGGCGAAAAAGGCGATTGAGAGCGGCAAGCTTGGCGACATCGTCGAAATGGAAAGCCATTTTGACTATTACCGCCCAGTGGCGGAGACCAAACCCGGCCTGCCGCAGGACGGTTCCTTCTACGGTCTTGGCGTCCATACCATGGACCAAATCATCTCCCTGTTTGGCCGCCCGGACCACGTGGCGTATGACATTCGCAGCCTGCGTAATAAAGCCAACCCGGACGATACTTTTGAAGCGCAGCTGTTCTACGGCGACCTGAAAGCCATCGTTAAAACCAGCCATCTGGTGAAAATCGACTACCCGAAATTTATCGTTCACGGCACGAAAGGTTCGTTTATCAAGTACGGTATCGATCAGCAGGAGACCAGCCTGAAGGCCAATATCATGCCGGGTGAAGCGGGCTTTGCGGCGGATGATTCGGTTGGCGTACTGGAGTATGTGAACGCAGAAGGTGTGACGGTCAGAGAAGAGCTGACGCCTGAAACCGGCGACTATGGTCGCGTCTACGACGCGCTGCATGCAACCCTGACCCGCGGCGTGGCGAATTACGTCAAGGAATCTGACGTTCTGACCAACCTCGAAATCCTCGAACGGGCCTTCGAACAGGCTTCTCCTGCCACGGTAACCCTTGCGAAATAA
- the yhhY gene encoding N-acetyltransferase gives MSEIVIRHAEPKDYDAIRQIHAQPEVYHNTLQVPHPSEQMWQERLSDQPGIKQLVACIDGTVAGHLCIAVAQRPRRSHVADFGICVGAQWQNRGVASALMRTMIDMCDNWLRVDRIELTVFVDNEPAIAVYKKHGFEIEGTGKRYALRNGEYVDAYYMARMK, from the coding sequence ATGAGTGAGATAGTGATACGCCATGCGGAACCGAAAGATTATGACGCCATTCGTCAGATCCACGCCCAGCCGGAGGTGTACCACAACACGCTACAGGTTCCTCATCCCTCCGAGCAGATGTGGCAAGAGCGGCTATCCGACCAGCCGGGCATTAAACAGCTGGTCGCATGTATCGACGGCACCGTTGCCGGACACCTGTGCATCGCCGTTGCGCAACGCCCGCGCCGCAGCCATGTGGCTGATTTTGGGATCTGTGTAGGCGCGCAGTGGCAAAACCGGGGCGTTGCCAGCGCACTGATGCGCACCATGATTGATATGTGCGATAACTGGCTGCGCGTTGACCGCATTGAGCTGACGGTGTTTGTCGATAACGAGCCGGCGATTGCGGTGTACAAAAAACACGGATTTGAGATTGAAGGCACAGGCAAGCGTTATGCCCTGCGCAACGGCGAGTATGTGGATGCGTATTATATGGCGCGAATGAAGTAG
- the ggt gene encoding gamma-glutamyltransferase → MMKPTLLRWVAIAALMAGGTFSVAANPPAAPPVSYGVEEDVFHPVRATHGMVASVDALATKVGVDILKQGGNAVDAAVAVGYALAVTHPQAGNLGGGGFMMLRTKDGKTTAIDFREMAPAQASRDMFLDDQGNPDSKKSLTSHLASGTPGTVAGFSLALEKYGTMPLNKVVQPAIKLARDGFVVNDALADDLKTYGSEVIPNHENSKAIFWKDGEPLKKGDKLVQKNLAKSLELIAEHGPDAFYKGAIADQIAEEMQKNGGLITKADLAEYKAVEREPISGTYRGYEVFSMPPPSSGGIHIVQILNILENFDMHKFGFGSADAMQVMAEAEKRAYADRSEYLGDPDFVKVPWQALTNKAYAKSIADQIDINKAKPSSEIRPGKLAPYESNQTTHFSVVDKDGNAVAVTYTLNTTFGTGIVAGNSGILLNNEMDDFSAKPGVPNVYGLVGGDANAVGPKKRPLSSMSPTIVVKDGKTWLVTGSPGGSRIITTVLQMVVNSIDFGMNVAEATNAPRFHHQWLPDELRVEKGFSPDTLKLLEQRGQKVAVKEAMGSTQSIMVGPDGALFGASDPRSVDDLTAGY, encoded by the coding sequence ATGATGAAACCAACCCTTTTGCGCTGGGTCGCCATCGCTGCGCTGATGGCAGGCGGTACATTTAGCGTGGCGGCTAACCCGCCTGCGGCTCCTCCGGTCTCTTATGGCGTGGAGGAAGATGTGTTTCATCCCGTGCGGGCCACGCACGGGATGGTGGCCTCGGTGGATGCGCTGGCAACGAAAGTGGGCGTCGATATTCTCAAACAGGGCGGTAATGCGGTGGATGCCGCGGTGGCAGTCGGCTATGCGCTGGCGGTAACACACCCGCAGGCGGGGAATCTGGGCGGCGGCGGCTTTATGATGCTGCGCACCAAAGACGGGAAGACGACGGCTATCGACTTCCGCGAAATGGCGCCTGCTCAGGCCTCCCGCGATATGTTCCTTGACGATCAGGGCAACCCGGACAGTAAAAAATCGCTGACCTCGCACCTTGCGTCCGGTACGCCGGGCACCGTCGCAGGCTTCTCGCTGGCGCTGGAAAAATACGGCACGATGCCGCTGAACAAAGTGGTCCAGCCTGCCATTAAGCTGGCGCGCGACGGCTTTGTGGTGAACGACGCCCTGGCCGATGACCTTAAAACCTACGGCAGCGAAGTCATTCCGAACCATGAAAACAGCAAGGCGATCTTCTGGAAAGACGGAGAGCCGCTGAAGAAGGGCGATAAGCTGGTGCAGAAGAACCTTGCCAAAAGCCTGGAGCTGATTGCGGAGCATGGCCCGGACGCCTTCTACAAAGGGGCGATTGCCGACCAGATTGCCGAAGAGATGCAAAAGAACGGCGGGCTCATCACCAAAGCGGATCTGGCGGAGTATAAGGCGGTGGAGCGCGAGCCAATTAGCGGCACCTACCGTGGCTATGAGGTCTTCTCCATGCCGCCGCCGTCCTCTGGCGGGATCCACATCGTGCAGATCCTCAATATTCTGGAAAACTTCGATATGCACAAGTTTGGCTTCGGCAGTGCCGATGCCATGCAGGTGATGGCCGAGGCGGAAAAACGCGCCTATGCCGACCGCTCGGAATACCTTGGCGACCCGGACTTTGTGAAGGTGCCGTGGCAGGCGCTGACCAACAAAGCGTATGCCAAATCCATTGCCGATCAGATCGACATCAATAAGGCTAAGCCGTCGAGCGAGATCCGCCCCGGCAAGCTGGCACCGTATGAAAGTAACCAGACCACCCACTTCTCGGTGGTGGATAAAGACGGTAACGCGGTGGCGGTTACCTATACGCTCAATACCACCTTTGGAACCGGTATTGTGGCGGGCAACAGCGGCATTCTGCTGAACAACGAGATGGATGACTTCTCTGCCAAACCGGGCGTACCGAACGTCTACGGGCTGGTCGGTGGGGATGCCAACGCGGTGGGGCCGAAGAAACGTCCGCTGTCGTCGATGTCACCAACCATTGTGGTGAAAGACGGCAAAACCTGGCTGGTAACCGGCAGCCCCGGTGGCAGCCGGATTATCACCACCGTGCTGCAGATGGTGGTGAACAGTATCGACTTTGGTATGAACGTGGCGGAGGCGACCAACGCCCCACGCTTCCATCACCAGTGGCTGCCGGATGAACTGCGCGTCGAGAAGGGCTTTAGCCCGGACACCCTCAAACTACTGGAGCAGCGCGGACAGAAGGTAGCGGTGAAAGAGGCGATGGGCAGCACCCAGAGCATTATGGTGGGGCCGGACGGGGCGCTGTTTGGCGCGTCAGACCCGCGGTCGGTGGATGATTTAACGGCGGGGTATTAA
- a CDS encoding DUF2756 family protein gives MKRFLILTALLPFAALAQPLNTMNNPNQPGYVIPSQQRMQTEMMSQQQQQKGMLNQQLNTQTRMQQQSLQNQMNTNTQRVQQGQMREQPLPNKNGGMLGGMSSSGSGQQHMLPSQSNGSMLNPQN, from the coding sequence ATGAAACGCTTCCTGATCCTTACGGCGTTGCTCCCGTTTGCCGCACTTGCACAGCCACTCAATACGATGAATAACCCTAACCAGCCGGGCTATGTCATTCCGAGCCAGCAGCGTATGCAGACGGAGATGATGAGTCAGCAGCAACAGCAAAAAGGGATGCTGAACCAGCAGTTGAACACGCAGACCCGAATGCAGCAGCAGAGCCTGCAAAATCAGATGAACACAAACACCCAGCGCGTGCAGCAGGGGCAGATGCGCGAGCAACCGCTGCCGAATAAAAACGGCGGGATGCTGGGAGGGATGAGTTCGTCAGGCAGCGGACAGCAGCATATGCTGCCGTCGCAGTCGAATGGCAGTATGCTTAATCCGCAGAACTAA
- the ugpQ gene encoding glycerophosphodiester phosphodiesterase translates to MSNWPYPHIVAHRGGGKLAPENTLAAIDVGARYGHTMIEFDAKLSKDGEIFLLHDDNLERTSNGWGVAGELPWRDLLKVDAGSWFSGEYKGEPLPLLAEVADRCRQHGMMANIEIKPTTGTGPLTGNVIALAARELWEGMTPPLLSSFEIDALEAAQAAVPELPRGLLLDEWREDWRELTTRLACVSIHLNHKLLDEARVKMLKAAGLHILVYTVNKPQRAAELLRWGVDSICTDAIDLIGPDFSSAD, encoded by the coding sequence ATGAGCAACTGGCCTTATCCCCACATCGTCGCCCACCGTGGCGGCGGTAAACTGGCGCCGGAAAATACCCTGGCGGCAATTGATGTTGGCGCACGCTACGGCCACACGATGATTGAGTTCGACGCCAAGCTGTCGAAAGACGGCGAAATTTTCCTGCTGCATGATGACAATCTCGAACGCACCAGCAACGGCTGGGGCGTGGCGGGGGAACTGCCGTGGCGCGATCTGCTGAAGGTGGATGCCGGAAGCTGGTTCAGCGGCGAGTACAAAGGCGAACCGCTGCCGCTGCTGGCGGAAGTGGCCGACCGTTGTCGTCAACACGGGATGATGGCTAACATCGAAATCAAACCGACGACCGGTACCGGGCCGCTCACGGGCAACGTGATTGCGCTGGCCGCACGCGAGCTGTGGGAAGGCATGACGCCACCGCTGCTGTCGTCATTTGAAATTGATGCCCTTGAAGCGGCACAGGCTGCGGTGCCGGAGCTGCCGCGCGGGCTGCTGCTGGACGAGTGGCGCGAGGACTGGCGTGAGCTGACCACCCGCTTAGCGTGCGTGTCGATCCATCTCAATCATAAGCTGCTGGATGAGGCGAGGGTTAAGATGCTGAAAGCGGCAGGGCTGCATATTCTGGTATATACCGTCAACAAACCCCAGCGTGCGGCTGAGCTGCTGCGCTGGGGTGTGGACAGCATCTGTACCGATGCGATTGACCTGATCGGTCCGGACTTTAGTTCTGCGGATTAA
- a CDS encoding sn-glycerol-3-phosphate import ATP-binding protein UgpC, whose translation MAGLKLQAVTKSWDGKTQVIQPLTLDVADGEFIVMVGPSGCGKSTLLRMVAGLERVSSGDIWIDRQRVTEMEPKDRGIAMVFQNYALYPHMSVEENMAWGLKIRGMGKGHIEERVKEAARILELHGLLKRRPRELSGGQRQRVAMGRAIVRDPAVFLFDEPLSNLDAKLRVQMRLELQQLHRRLKTTSLYVTHDQVEAMTLAQRVMVMNKGVAEQIGTPVEVYEKPASRFVASFIGSPAMNLLEGRISSAGTHFELESGMALPINWYYRGYAGRKMTLGIRPEHIGLTSQADGGVPLVMDTLEMLGADNLAHGRWGEQKMVVRLPHQERPKAGSTLWLHLPENHLHLFDGETGQRV comes from the coding sequence ATGGCAGGTTTAAAACTTCAGGCAGTGACCAAAAGCTGGGATGGCAAAACCCAGGTGATTCAGCCGCTCACCCTCGACGTGGCGGACGGGGAGTTCATCGTGATGGTCGGCCCGTCCGGTTGCGGCAAATCCACGCTGCTGCGCATGGTGGCCGGGCTTGAGCGCGTATCCTCCGGCGATATCTGGATTGACCGCCAGCGCGTGACCGAGATGGAGCCCAAAGATCGCGGCATCGCGATGGTGTTCCAGAACTACGCCCTCTATCCGCACATGAGCGTGGAAGAGAATATGGCCTGGGGGCTGAAAATCCGCGGCATGGGCAAGGGGCATATCGAGGAGCGGGTGAAAGAGGCGGCGCGCATTCTGGAGCTGCATGGCCTGCTTAAGCGCCGTCCGCGCGAGCTCTCCGGCGGCCAGCGCCAGCGCGTGGCGATGGGGCGTGCCATCGTGCGCGATCCGGCGGTGTTCCTGTTCGATGAACCGCTCTCTAACCTCGACGCCAAGCTGCGCGTGCAGATGCGTCTGGAGCTGCAGCAACTGCATCGCCGTCTTAAAACCACCTCCCTGTACGTGACGCACGATCAGGTCGAAGCCATGACCCTTGCCCAGCGGGTGATGGTGATGAACAAAGGCGTTGCCGAACAGATTGGCACGCCGGTGGAGGTGTACGAAAAACCGGCCAGCCGTTTTGTGGCGAGCTTTATCGGCAGCCCGGCAATGAACCTGCTGGAAGGGCGGATCAGCAGCGCGGGCACCCACTTTGAGCTGGAAAGCGGGATGGCATTGCCCATCAACTGGTACTATCGTGGCTACGCCGGGCGTAAGATGACGCTCGGTATTCGCCCGGAGCATATTGGTTTAACCTCTCAGGCGGACGGCGGTGTGCCGCTGGTGATGGACACGCTGGAGATGTTGGGTGCAGATAACCTGGCGCATGGACGCTGGGGCGAGCAAAAAATGGTGGTGCGTCTGCCGCATCAGGAACGCCCGAAAGCAGGCAGCACGCTGTGGCTGCACCTGCCGGAAAATCACCTGCACTTATTTGACGGTGAAACAGGACAACGAGTATGA
- the ugpE gene encoding sn-glycerol-3-phosphate ABC transporter permease UgpE, protein MIENRRGLTIFSHTMLILGIIVILFPLYVAFVAATLDTKAVFDTPMTLIPGTHLFENMKTIWTQGVGANSAPFWLMMLNSFIMAFGITVGKITVSMLSAFAIVWFRFPLRNLFFWMIFITLMLPVEVRIFPTVEVIANLKMLDSYAGLTLPLMASATATFLFRQFFMTLPDELIEAARIDGASPMRFFRDIVLPLSKTNLAALFVITFIYGWNQYLWPLLIIQDVNLGTAVAGIKGMIATGEGTTLWNQVMAAMLLTLIPPVVIVLAMQRAFVRGLVDSEK, encoded by the coding sequence ATGATTGAGAACCGTCGCGGGCTGACGATTTTCAGCCATACCATGCTGATTCTGGGGATTATCGTCATCCTCTTTCCGCTGTACGTGGCGTTTGTCGCCGCCACGCTGGACACCAAAGCGGTGTTCGACACGCCGATGACGCTGATCCCAGGCACGCATCTTTTTGAGAACATGAAAACCATCTGGACCCAGGGCGTGGGGGCCAACAGCGCGCCGTTCTGGCTGATGATGCTCAACAGCTTCATCATGGCATTCGGCATTACGGTGGGCAAAATCACGGTGTCGATGCTCTCTGCCTTCGCCATCGTCTGGTTCCGCTTTCCGCTGCGTAACCTCTTCTTCTGGATGATTTTTATCACCCTGATGCTGCCGGTGGAGGTGCGTATCTTCCCGACGGTGGAGGTGATCGCCAACCTGAAGATGCTCGACAGCTACGCGGGCTTAACCCTGCCGCTGATGGCGTCTGCGACTGCCACCTTCCTGTTCCGCCAGTTCTTTATGACGCTGCCGGACGAGCTGATTGAAGCCGCGCGCATTGACGGTGCATCACCGATGCGCTTTTTCCGCGACATCGTGCTGCCGCTGTCGAAAACCAACCTCGCGGCGCTGTTTGTGATCACCTTTATCTACGGCTGGAACCAGTACCTGTGGCCGCTGCTGATTATTCAGGACGTCAACCTCGGCACCGCCGTGGCGGGCATCAAGGGCATGATCGCCACCGGCGAAGGCACCACCCTCTGGAACCAGGTGATGGCGGCGATGCTGCTCACCCTTATCCCCCCGGTCGTTATCGTTTTAGCCATGCAGCGTGCGTTTGTGCGTGGTTTAGTGGACAGTGAGAAATAA